A genome region from Bacteroidota bacterium includes the following:
- the kdpC gene encoding potassium-transporting ATPase subunit KdpC — MNDLRISLRLTFILIVLFGLVYPVFIWAVGRIAPNAADGFPIKVHGSVVGYENIGEKFTDDKYFWGRPSAVDYNAAASGGSNQGPTNPDHIAAVKARIDSFMVHNAGVQPGDIPTDLVTASGSGLDPHISPQSARIQIARIARVRGLSETRLRSLVDEHIEHPIFGFFGTERVNVLKLNIALDELK; from the coding sequence ATGAATGATCTTCGCATATCTCTACGACTCACGTTTATTCTGATCGTACTCTTCGGACTTGTGTATCCCGTCTTTATTTGGGCGGTCGGACGCATCGCGCCAAATGCAGCAGACGGATTCCCGATCAAGGTACACGGCTCCGTTGTTGGGTACGAAAATATCGGCGAGAAATTCACCGACGATAAGTACTTTTGGGGACGTCCCTCCGCAGTCGACTATAATGCTGCTGCATCCGGCGGATCGAACCAGGGACCGACTAATCCGGACCACATCGCCGCCGTGAAGGCGCGGATCGATTCGTTTATGGTGCATAATGCTGGAGTGCAGCCGGGCGATATCCCCACCGACCTCGTGACCGCCTCCGGCAGCGGGCTCGATCCGCATATATCGCCGCAGTCTGCGCGAATCCAGATTGCTCGGATCGCACGTGTGCGCGGACTGTCGGAAACAAGACTCCGTTCGCTTGTTGACGAACACATCGAGCATCCGATCTTCGGGTTTTTCGGCACCGAGCGCGTCAATGTGCTCAAGCTGAACATCGCCTTGGATGAATTGAAGTAA
- a CDS encoding outer membrane beta-barrel protein, with translation MHSQPVTTVVTDTVAASQPSSEPFAWGDFTWVMGNDRRHTALLDSKVVTWRFLLDANYTASNQHPVDHTVIGSTSLARDNEFAINVAALGGDFHYDNARASLLLQIGTRSTVVPRNDYSPYHGQYDLTNAYRYLSEANAGYHFDAMHGINVDVGLFMSYVGLFSYYNAENWTYQPSFTSDNTPWFFNGMRIQMFPSDRMKFELWLVNGWQSYAKFNNGPGIGLQFTWRPLESIQVLSNNYYGHDAAGLPDRMRFHTDNSFLLRYYNNPGSSGLSKMAFSVTQDFGFEDGDGIVSGISKVAGQQQQYFISGMFYNRMWFANDHIGATIGAGYINNPGRYLVLYPTGDASPLPNPNDPTTTAGSHPFTANPGDPFHGWDATIGVDWMPNDYVQYQFQVVHREADVPYFAGPGGVTGPTGYTTGTVPTSWAPDLVKNETRFIGAVLVRF, from the coding sequence ATGCATTCTCAGCCAGTTACAACGGTGGTAACCGATACTGTAGCTGCCTCGCAACCCTCCAGTGAGCCGTTTGCCTGGGGGGACTTTACTTGGGTCATGGGAAATGATCGTCGTCACACGGCACTGCTCGATTCGAAAGTGGTCACGTGGCGTTTCTTACTGGATGCAAACTATACCGCATCGAATCAACATCCCGTCGATCATACGGTTATTGGTTCGACATCACTTGCGCGCGATAACGAATTTGCGATCAATGTTGCTGCGCTCGGCGGAGACTTTCACTACGACAATGCACGTGCCTCACTGTTATTGCAGATCGGTACTCGGTCGACCGTCGTTCCGCGAAACGATTACAGTCCATATCACGGGCAGTATGATCTCACAAATGCGTACCGCTATCTTAGCGAAGCAAACGCGGGGTATCATTTCGATGCGATGCATGGGATTAATGTCGATGTTGGCCTTTTCATGTCATACGTGGGCCTCTTTTCCTATTATAACGCAGAGAACTGGACATATCAGCCGTCGTTCACGTCGGATAATACGCCGTGGTTCTTTAATGGGATGCGTATTCAAATGTTTCCGAGCGATCGGATGAAGTTCGAGCTATGGCTGGTGAACGGTTGGCAGTCCTACGCCAAGTTCAATAACGGTCCTGGGATCGGCCTTCAGTTCACCTGGCGCCCGCTTGAATCCATTCAGGTTCTCTCGAACAATTATTACGGACATGACGCAGCCGGACTTCCTGACCGCATGCGCTTCCATACCGACAACAGTTTTCTGCTACGGTATTATAATAATCCCGGTTCGAGCGGACTTTCAAAGATGGCGTTCTCTGTGACGCAGGATTTCGGCTTCGAAGACGGAGATGGTATTGTCTCCGGTATTTCAAAAGTCGCAGGCCAACAGCAGCAGTATTTCATCAGTGGGATGTTCTACAACCGGATGTGGTTTGCCAACGACCACATCGGTGCGACGATAGGCGCAGGGTATATCAATAACCCTGGTCGTTATCTCGTGCTCTATCCGACGGGTGACGCAAGTCCACTACCGAACCCGAATGATCCTACGACGACAGCCGGTTCGCATCCCTTCACTGCAAATCCCGGGGATCCGTTCCATGGATGGGATGCAACGATCGGTGTCGATTGGATGCCGAACGACTATGTCCAGTATCAATTTCAAGTAGTTCATCGCGAGGCAGACGTGCCGTATTTTGCAGGCCCAGGCGGTGTGACTGGCCCCACCGGATATACGACCGGCACCGTGCCCACCAGTTGGGCACCCGATCTCGTAAAAAATGAGACGAGGTTTATCGGGGCCGTCTTAGTACGATTCTGA
- a CDS encoding sensor protein KdpD: MSRERSVENFLDLIRRSRSGRLKIYIGLAAGVGKTYRMLDEARSLRSLGVNVLVGYVETHGRRETEEKLEGLPQLARKKLFYRGRQLEEFDIDDALARHPDVIVVDELAHSNAPGSHNEKRYQDVEELLNAGINVISAVNIQHLESLNHIVESITGVEVSERIPDSILKRADEVVNLDLTADELIARLKEGKIYAPEKIELALRNFFQRDNLLKLRELALREVADQLERKIDVETSDVKKKQFGRIAVCLSENYTMAELLIRKAARLADRFAVQWYAVFVETPDLSSDKIDLAVQRHLINNFKLATQLGAHVDTLKGSNVGKVIAAFAREKNIQLLIVGKSAPKRFPRLFGTSIVDALMEELEDDEIDIQVVSK, translated from the coding sequence ATATCGCGCGAACGGTCGGTCGAGAACTTCCTCGACCTGATTCGTCGTTCGCGATCCGGGAGGCTAAAAATATATATCGGCTTAGCTGCGGGTGTTGGAAAGACATATCGTATGCTGGACGAAGCGCGCTCGCTACGCTCACTCGGCGTCAATGTGCTCGTTGGGTATGTCGAGACACATGGCCGCCGTGAAACAGAAGAGAAGCTTGAAGGTTTGCCGCAACTCGCACGCAAGAAGCTATTTTATCGGGGCAGACAATTGGAAGAATTCGATATCGACGATGCGCTCGCCCGACATCCGGATGTCATCGTCGTTGACGAACTCGCGCACTCGAATGCCCCCGGCAGCCACAACGAAAAACGATATCAAGATGTGGAAGAATTGTTGAATGCGGGTATTAACGTTATATCCGCCGTGAACATCCAGCATCTTGAAAGCCTCAATCATATCGTCGAATCAATTACCGGCGTCGAAGTCAGCGAACGCATTCCAGATAGCATCCTCAAACGTGCCGATGAAGTGGTAAATCTCGATCTTACGGCCGACGAATTGATCGCTCGCTTAAAAGAAGGAAAGATCTATGCACCCGAGAAGATCGAGCTGGCACTGCGCAACTTTTTTCAAAGAGACAACCTGCTAAAGCTTCGCGAACTCGCGTTGCGCGAAGTTGCCGACCAGCTCGAACGCAAGATAGATGTCGAGACCAGCGATGTAAAAAAGAAACAATTCGGACGTATTGCGGTCTGTCTTTCCGAAAACTATACGATGGCAGAGCTTCTTATTCGTAAGGCCGCTCGTCTTGCCGACCGATTTGCGGTACAATGGTACGCGGTGTTTGTTGAAACGCCCGACCTTTCATCCGATAAGATCGATCTCGCCGTCCAACGGCATCTCATAAATAATTTCAAGCTGGCAACCCAGCTCGGCGCTCATGTCGATACACTCAAAGGATCGAACGTGGGGAAAGTTATTGCAGCGTTTGCACGAGAAAAGAATATTCAGTTGCTGATTGTCGGTAAATCTGCGCCAAAGCGATTCCCGCGGCTATTCGGCACATCAATCGTCGATGCGTTGATGGAGGAACTGGAAGACGACGAGATCGATATTCAAGTAGTATCGAAATGA
- a CDS encoding HAMP domain-containing protein has product MKLRTRILLALGLMTVLIGALAVASAFVVKRLGTASENIIKDNFISIEAANYMTDALDEMDNAVSHRLFAPKTRALDYRATYARNDSMFRKYLSVAESNVTEPGERDILQALHSRYNEYTQKASADSLTYASYLVDLAQHYESLKASCIALLEVNKKGVYLRNERAKRVAAEAILYTILLAIGALVIAIIMLVRFPRLVIHPITELTSKIKAVANRKYSERIEYAAHDEIGELATSFNQMATKLDEYERSNIEAVITVKKRSEAIVGSMSDPVIVLSDDWSIVLVNAVASGLLGVTEEDILGKDARVVAKTNNLLAELIKDIEIPTARITADKGYLRIYNNGKEEFYLKDVIRINRTKEETGTPLGYIIELKNISEFKALDEAKSGFVTTVSHELRTPLSALNMSIRLLQDERVGSLNTEQSHLLEAMKFEVRRLLRIVSELLELSRAEIGAELMHMESVTAENIVDAAVTPMMLQAAQKQVTLDIHLPSELPFVRADSSKISWVLINLLSNAIRFTPPGGIVRLLVSEKNATVEFVVSDTGVGIEPPYLDRIFDKFFQVDLNKTDQHSGVGLGLAISKEIVEAHGGKIWVNSEVGKGSTFGFSLRSA; this is encoded by the coding sequence ATGAAACTCAGAACACGAATATTGCTTGCGCTTGGGCTCATGACCGTGCTGATCGGAGCACTGGCAGTCGCATCGGCATTCGTAGTGAAGCGACTGGGTACCGCGTCCGAAAATATTATCAAAGACAACTTTATCAGCATTGAGGCCGCAAATTACATGACCGATGCACTCGATGAAATGGACAATGCGGTCAGTCACCGACTATTCGCGCCCAAAACTCGTGCGCTGGATTATCGTGCCACATACGCGAGAAACGACTCGATGTTCCGCAAGTATCTCTCGGTGGCAGAGTCGAACGTAACCGAACCCGGCGAGCGCGATATTCTACAAGCGTTGCATTCGAGGTATAATGAGTACACGCAGAAAGCTAGTGCGGACTCCCTCACGTACGCTAGTTACCTGGTCGATCTGGCCCAACATTATGAATCACTGAAGGCCAGTTGTATTGCGCTATTGGAAGTCAACAAGAAGGGAGTGTACCTTAGAAACGAGCGCGCAAAGCGAGTGGCCGCCGAAGCGATTCTCTATACGATCCTGCTGGCAATTGGCGCGTTGGTGATTGCTATTATCATGCTTGTGCGGTTTCCCCGACTTGTAATACATCCGATTACGGAATTAACGTCGAAGATCAAGGCTGTTGCAAATCGTAAGTATTCGGAACGTATTGAGTACGCCGCCCATGATGAGATCGGCGAACTGGCTACCAGTTTTAACCAGATGGCGACCAAATTAGATGAGTACGAACGGTCAAATATCGAAGCGGTTATCACTGTTAAGAAGCGGTCCGAGGCAATTGTAGGGAGCATGAGCGACCCTGTCATCGTATTGTCGGACGACTGGAGTATAGTTCTTGTAAACGCGGTCGCTTCGGGGTTGCTCGGTGTGACAGAAGAAGATATCCTTGGCAAGGATGCTCGAGTAGTGGCGAAAACCAATAACCTGCTTGCCGAACTGATAAAAGACATAGAGATCCCAACCGCCCGAATTACCGCTGACAAAGGATATCTCCGTATTTATAACAACGGTAAAGAAGAGTTCTATCTCAAAGATGTGATCCGGATTAATCGTACCAAAGAAGAAACCGGCACGCCGCTTGGGTATATCATCGAGCTTAAAAATATTTCGGAATTCAAAGCGCTCGACGAAGCAAAATCGGGATTCGTCACAACGGTTTCGCACGAACTGCGCACGCCGCTATCTGCATTGAATATGAGTATTCGCCTATTACAGGATGAGCGCGTTGGCTCGTTGAATACCGAACAAAGCCATCTACTCGAGGCAATGAAATTCGAAGTGAGGCGGCTGCTTCGGATCGTGAGTGAGTTGCTTGAACTCTCGCGTGCTGAAATCGGAGCCGAACTGATGCACATGGAGTCGGTCACTGCGGAAAACATCGTCGATGCGGCCGTCACACCAATGATGCTGCAAGCGGCGCAAAAGCAGGTGACGCTGGATATTCATCTTCCATCCGAACTCCCGTTTGTGCGGGCAGACAGCAGTAAAATATCGTGGGTGCTGATCAATCTCCTCAGCAACGCGATACGCTTCACTCCGCCGGGTGGGATCGTGCGGCTTTTAGTATCGGAGAAAAACGCAACGGTAGAATTCGTGGTCAGTGATACTGGTGTCGGTATCGAACCGCCATATCTTGATCGGATTTTCGATAAGTTCTTCCAGGTGGATTTGAACAAAACAGATCAACATTCCGGGGTCGGTCTCGGACTCGCGATTTCAAAGGAGATCGTCGAAGCGCACGGAGGAAAAATATGGGTCAACAGTGAAGTTGGGAAGGGAAGTACATTCGGATTCTCTCTACGTAGTGCATAG
- the bshC gene encoding bacillithiol biosynthesis cysteine-adding enzyme BshC produces MTIASSRHFSKLVQDFIGNYDGSAIRQFFPYPPFPSDEEIRASIAARRADQAAQGNEGLRTAVIERITETHRAANGLTDAVREHLRMLADDSCFAIVTGQQVGILAGPLYTLYKTLHTIMIAREYSKRFPEYSFVPVFWQETEDHDFPEVSSVGIVNSDFQLKHITYTPAEPPDRKQVGAMPFELEALNEFFAELRAALPKTEFTDEVIALCERCYAPGVPFAEAQSAMLCRLFAEDGLLILNANTRALKSYASPIFEKELTTTPTLSDTLNSYSESLKPQYHAQIDANGMNTFFVESGKRYKLHKEAGGFRYQDTAISDSDLLATLKNEPERFSMNVVLRPLVQDTILPTAAYIAGPGEIAYFAQLGSAYTWAGMHMPVIIPRISMTLVDDRFYKLADKFSTSLESLLEFGTDLVKELLKSEHEDTISESFEQSVEDAEMAIERLRNLVESTDATLGGALTNLKGKTITQLRDFGTKVAAAERKKQQASRQQFEKALQVLLPENKLQERELNLVYFLNRYGIGFWQAFKAHVMGSDRSLKEHHLIPISSILEPKPTEAQ; encoded by the coding sequence ATGACCATCGCTTCCTCACGACATTTTTCGAAATTGGTGCAGGACTTCATCGGAAACTACGATGGGTCGGCGATCCGGCAATTCTTTCCATACCCGCCATTTCCTTCCGACGAAGAGATCAGAGCAAGCATCGCTGCACGACGCGCAGATCAGGCTGCACAAGGGAATGAAGGCTTGCGTACGGCCGTGATCGAACGAATCACCGAAACACACCGGGCCGCGAACGGATTGACCGATGCAGTTCGTGAACACCTGCGCATGCTTGCCGACGATTCATGCTTTGCGATCGTCACCGGCCAGCAGGTCGGTATTCTCGCCGGACCGCTGTATACGCTCTATAAAACGCTTCATACCATTATGATCGCACGTGAATACTCCAAGCGCTTCCCGGAGTATTCGTTCGTGCCGGTCTTTTGGCAAGAGACCGAAGATCATGATTTTCCCGAAGTGAGCTCGGTGGGGATTGTGAATTCGGACTTTCAACTCAAGCATATTACTTACACGCCTGCCGAGCCGCCGGATCGCAAACAGGTTGGCGCCATGCCGTTCGAACTCGAAGCGCTCAACGAATTTTTCGCCGAACTTCGCGCTGCACTCCCCAAAACGGAATTCACCGATGAGGTGATCGCACTCTGCGAACGATGTTATGCGCCGGGCGTACCGTTCGCCGAGGCGCAGTCGGCAATGCTCTGTCGCTTGTTTGCCGAGGACGGGCTGCTGATCCTCAACGCGAATACGCGAGCCCTCAAGTCCTACGCTTCTCCGATCTTCGAAAAAGAACTTACAACGACCCCGACTCTCTCCGACACACTCAACTCCTACAGCGAATCGCTCAAGCCGCAGTATCATGCCCAGATCGACGCGAACGGGATGAATACCTTCTTCGTGGAATCGGGCAAGCGATACAAACTACACAAGGAAGCAGGCGGATTCCGCTATCAAGATACAGCAATCTCCGATTCGGATCTCCTCGCAACACTTAAGAACGAACCAGAGCGATTCAGTATGAATGTCGTCCTGCGGCCGCTAGTGCAGGATACGATCCTTCCGACGGCAGCCTATATAGCCGGCCCGGGCGAGATCGCCTATTTCGCACAGCTCGGTTCGGCATACACGTGGGCCGGAATGCACATGCCGGTAATTATCCCGCGCATCAGCATGACATTGGTGGACGATCGCTTTTATAAACTTGCCGACAAGTTCTCGACCTCTCTGGAGTCGCTTCTCGAGTTCGGAACAGACCTTGTGAAAGAGCTATTGAAAAGCGAACATGAGGACACAATCTCGGAGTCGTTCGAACAGTCGGTCGAAGACGCCGAGATGGCGATCGAGCGGCTGCGCAATCTCGTGGAATCGACCGATGCAACCCTCGGCGGAGCACTGACGAACCTCAAGGGAAAGACGATCACACAATTGCGGGATTTCGGTACGAAGGTTGCTGCTGCCGAACGGAAAAAGCAACAAGCCTCACGCCAACAATTCGAGAAGGCGCTCCAGGTGTTGCTCCCGGAGAACAAGTTACAGGAACGCGAATTGAACTTGGTATATTTTCTCAACCGTTACGGCATCGGGTTCTGGCAGGCGTTCAAGGCACACGTTATGGGGTCGGATCGTTCGCTCAAAGAGCACCACCTGATACCGATCTCGTCGATCCTCGAACCCAAGCCGACGGAAGCTCAATGA
- a CDS encoding HAD family hydrolase, with the protein MNSHTLLLFDIDGTLVLYRDDFPHRMFEEMTSMFFDRPVSLADYRFSGKTDKLIISEVSALAGVTATELESREADIVEWIPKRLEEHIDESTFELLPNVRSILDQLAARPNTTLALLTGNLPRCAELKLGQFGLMKYFEFGAYGIESRDRNDLGPIALRKFQESKGFEPSDVVIVGDALPDIHVAKHIDARVLVTLTGRTTRDEVLPHEPDHIFDDLTNTEAVLQAIYG; encoded by the coding sequence ATGAATTCTCACACTCTGCTTTTGTTCGATATCGACGGTACACTCGTCTTGTACCGCGACGACTTTCCGCACCGGATGTTCGAAGAAATGACGAGTATGTTCTTCGACCGGCCCGTTTCGCTGGCCGATTACCGGTTCTCGGGAAAGACCGATAAACTCATCATTTCCGAAGTGTCTGCACTGGCCGGCGTCACTGCTACCGAGCTTGAATCGCGCGAAGCAGACATCGTCGAGTGGATACCGAAGCGACTCGAAGAACACATAGACGAATCCACGTTCGAATTGTTACCGAACGTCCGCTCGATTCTCGATCAACTCGCCGCTCGCCCGAATACGACGCTTGCACTGTTGACCGGTAATTTACCACGTTGCGCCGAGCTGAAGCTCGGTCAATTCGGATTGATGAAATACTTTGAATTCGGTGCGTACGGGATCGAATCGCGCGATCGAAACGATCTGGGGCCGATCGCGCTTCGCAAATTTCAGGAGTCGAAAGGGTTCGAGCCTTCGGATGTCGTGATCGTCGGCGATGCACTACCGGATATCCACGTTGCAAAGCATATTGATGCCCGGGTTTTGGTAACGCTGACCGGCCGTACGACACGCGACGAAGTACTCCCGCACGAACCCGACCACATCTTCGACGACCTTACGAATACCGAGGCCGTGCTACAAGCGATCTACGGCTGA
- a CDS encoding CPXCG motif-containing cysteine-rich protein has translation MSYHIYYCAVCGEQNETFVDESNGQRQHYVEDCAVCCRPNVIRVMIDPESGEVVVEAEFEG, from the coding sequence ATGTCATATCATATATACTATTGCGCCGTGTGCGGCGAACAAAACGAGACGTTCGTTGACGAATCCAACGGGCAGCGTCAGCACTACGTCGAAGACTGTGCCGTATGTTGCCGACCCAATGTGATTCGTGTCATGATTGACCCCGAGTCCGGTGAAGTGGTCGTTGAGGCAGAATTCGAAGGCTAA
- a CDS encoding RecX family transcriptional regulator, translating to MRKPRETIASYRLPADGSPVISSITYQVRDKLRASVFVGGQFAFGINVATIEQFRLRKGDELTAALLEKLRVFDDSVSAKRVASKYLNARRRSERDVATKLKGEGFDDETINSVLATMKEYGLIDDEAYARAFIHDKLLTKSASRRELESLLIKKGIAKQTMAVALADVTDNGTEEQHAREAATKKWESLVRREPDSRKRKQKLYAFLASRGFGGTTIKTVVSELISTDEPTEEDVYDN from the coding sequence ATGCGAAAGCCCCGCGAGACGATAGCCAGTTACCGCCTCCCCGCCGATGGGTCGCCCGTCATCTCGTCGATCACCTATCAGGTCCGTGACAAGCTGCGAGCCTCGGTTTTTGTAGGTGGTCAGTTCGCGTTCGGAATCAATGTCGCAACCATCGAACAATTCCGGCTTCGCAAAGGCGACGAACTGACGGCGGCATTACTCGAGAAGCTGCGGGTCTTCGACGATAGCGTATCGGCGAAACGGGTCGCATCGAAGTACCTGAATGCACGCCGGCGCAGCGAGCGCGATGTCGCCACCAAGCTCAAAGGCGAAGGCTTCGATGACGAAACGATCAACTCCGTGCTCGCGACGATGAAAGAGTACGGTCTGATCGACGACGAGGCATATGCTCGGGCGTTCATCCACGACAAGCTGCTGACGAAATCGGCATCACGACGCGAGCTCGAGTCATTGTTGATCAAGAAAGGCATTGCAAAGCAGACGATGGCCGTCGCCCTTGCAGATGTAACCGACAACGGTACCGAAGAGCAGCATGCGCGGGAAGCCGCCACAAAGAAATGGGAGTCATTAGTACGCCGGGAGCCGGACAGCCGAAAACGAAAACAGAAGCTCTATGCCTTCCTCGCCTCCAGAGGATTCGGCGGAACGACGATCAAAACGGTCGTATCCGAACTCATATCAACTGACGAGCCAACCGAAGAAGACGTTTACGATAACTGA
- the recA gene encoding recombinase RecA, with translation MDQAVAAARQKALQIALDAIEKQHGKGSVMRLGDAPHVKVEAIPTGSLSLDAAIGIGGVPRGRIIEIYGPESSGKTTLCLHIIAEAQKRGGTAAFIDAEHALDIKYAERLGVKLNELILSQPEYGEQALDILEQLVRSAAIDVIVVDSVAALTPRAEIEGEMGDAQMGAQARLMSQAMRKITAVIGKSNTTVIFTNQLRSKIGVMYGNPETTTGGNALKFYSSLRLDIRRRDVIKEGTDIIGNRVRVKVVKNKMAPPFREVEFDVLYNEGISKMGDMIDVAIENDIIQKSGSWFSFSGERIGQGRESVKAYLKEYPDAFKAVEQAVKVKLGIADAVEPALGSAQKAATEEEKAAKKK, from the coding sequence ATGGATCAAGCAGTAGCAGCCGCTCGGCAAAAGGCATTACAGATCGCCCTCGATGCGATCGAAAAACAACACGGCAAGGGATCGGTCATGCGCCTCGGCGACGCTCCGCATGTGAAAGTAGAGGCGATTCCGACAGGCTCGCTCTCGCTCGACGCAGCGATCGGCATCGGCGGCGTCCCGCGCGGCCGCATTATTGAAATCTACGGACCGGAATCGTCGGGAAAGACGACTCTTTGTCTGCATATTATTGCAGAGGCCCAGAAACGCGGCGGAACGGCTGCCTTCATCGACGCCGAGCACGCACTCGATATCAAGTATGCCGAGCGACTCGGTGTAAAACTCAACGAACTCATCCTCTCGCAGCCGGAATACGGCGAACAGGCACTCGATATTCTTGAGCAGCTTGTCCGTTCGGCGGCGATCGATGTCATCGTGGTCGACTCCGTCGCTGCCCTTACCCCACGCGCCGAGATCGAAGGCGAGATGGGCGATGCACAAATGGGCGCGCAGGCACGACTGATGTCGCAGGCGATGCGCAAGATTACGGCCGTCATCGGCAAGTCGAATACGACGGTAATCTTTACGAACCAGCTTCGATCGAAGATCGGCGTCATGTACGGCAACCCGGAAACGACGACCGGCGGTAATGCGCTGAAGTTCTACTCTTCGCTCCGACTCGACATTCGTCGCCGCGACGTCATTAAAGAAGGCACCGATATCATCGGTAACCGTGTCCGCGTCAAGGTCGTCAAAAACAAGATGGCCCCGCCGTTCCGCGAGGTCGAATTCGATGTGCTCTACAATGAGGGGATCTCGAAGATGGGCGATATGATCGACGTTGCCATCGAGAATGATATCATTCAGAAGAGCGGCTCGTGGTTTAGCTTCAGCGGCGAGCGAATCGGCCAGGGGCGTGAATCGGTCAAAGCGTATCTCAAAGAGTATCCCGATGCGTTCAAGGCCGTTGAACAGGCGGTGAAAGTTAAGCTTGGCATTGCCGATGCGGTCGAACCGGCGCTCGGCTCTGCACAAAAGGCAGCCACCGAAGAGGAGAAGGCTGCAAAGAAGAAATAG